The following are from one region of the Candidatus Bathyanammoxibius amoris genome:
- a CDS encoding PHP domain-containing protein produces HTKSLHIANGLDEKRLLKQIREIDRLNEKLRGFKLLKSSECDILGDGTMDMPDEVLEKLDIVLAAVHTGFRQPREQITERILAAVRNPYVNIIVHPTGRLISAREGYDVDMDRLMEACAETGTALEINSHFERLDLNDINARKAKQMGVRVAVNTDMHYIDQLWLMELGVGVARRGWLEPKDAINTYPLEKLLTFCGAKRKKMTAGR; encoded by the coding sequence CACACGAAATCACTCCACATCGCCAACGGGCTCGACGAGAAACGGCTCCTGAAGCAGATACGGGAGATTGACAGACTAAATGAGAAGCTTAGGGGGTTCAAGCTGCTTAAGTCGTCTGAGTGCGACATACTCGGTGACGGGACTATGGACATGCCGGACGAGGTGCTGGAGAAGCTGGACATCGTGCTTGCCGCCGTTCACACCGGGTTCCGCCAGCCCAGGGAGCAGATAACCGAAAGAATACTTGCCGCCGTCCGCAACCCCTACGTGAACATAATCGTACACCCCACCGGGCGGCTCATAAGCGCACGCGAGGGGTATGACGTGGACATGGACAGGCTGATGGAGGCATGCGCCGAGACAGGCACGGCCCTTGAGATTAACAGCCACTTCGAACGCCTCGACCTTAACGACATAAACGCCAGAAAAGCCAAGCAGATGGGCGTCCGTGTGGCCGTCAATACGGACATGCATTACATCGACCAGTTATGGCTGATGGAGCTTGGGGTCGGCGTCGCCCGCCGGGGGTGGCTGGAGCCCAAAGACGCGATAAACACCTACCCGCTCGAAAAACTCCTCACCTTCTGCGGGGCGAAGCGGAAAAAGATGACCGCGGGACGGTAA
- a CDS encoding DNA recombination protein RmuC, giving the protein MELMNLAILFLLVLLVGICVWIAVAFMRRGKGEEALMLQQQLNDMRNETRQSLGQLTEQVGERLHSHQELLMRSHEALGSRLDNAAKVVGDVQNKLGQLHQTTNRVVEISKDIASLQDILRPPKLRGGFGEFLLTDMLTQIIPQDRYEFQYQFKSGDRVDAVIMLGERLVPIDAKFPLENFKRCIEADDADIKKRARKEFLNNVKKHIDTIAEKYIRPAERTFDFALMYIPAENVYYETIVKDESAGGSISGYAMRKKVIPVSPNTFYLYLQTILLGLRGMRLEERVEEVLEHLQALRGDFGRFGGDFETLGKHLRNSLQKYEDAGKDLDKFGARLEHLEPLGESKSMPAKKIESPPAPQEAQREML; this is encoded by the coding sequence ATGGAACTCATGAACCTCGCGATTCTTTTCCTGCTGGTGCTCCTTGTGGGGATATGCGTCTGGATTGCGGTCGCCTTCATGAGGCGCGGCAAGGGCGAAGAGGCCCTGATGCTGCAGCAGCAGCTGAACGACATGAGGAACGAGACCCGCCAGAGCCTCGGCCAGCTAACGGAACAGGTGGGGGAGCGCCTCCACTCGCACCAGGAACTCTTAATGCGCTCGCACGAGGCCCTCGGCTCGCGGCTCGATAACGCCGCTAAAGTGGTGGGCGACGTGCAGAACAAGCTGGGGCAGCTCCACCAGACCACAAACCGTGTGGTTGAAATCAGTAAAGACATCGCAAGTCTTCAGGATATCCTGCGGCCGCCGAAACTGAGGGGCGGGTTCGGTGAATTCCTGCTAACTGACATGCTCACACAGATTATACCTCAGGACCGCTACGAGTTTCAGTACCAGTTCAAGAGCGGCGACCGTGTGGACGCCGTTATCATGCTCGGCGAGAGGCTTGTGCCGATAGACGCGAAGTTCCCGCTTGAAAATTTTAAACGCTGCATCGAGGCGGACGACGCGGACATAAAGAAACGCGCGCGGAAAGAATTTTTAAACAACGTAAAGAAGCACATCGACACCATAGCCGAGAAATACATCCGCCCCGCCGAGAGGACGTTTGACTTCGCGCTCATGTATATACCCGCCGAGAACGTCTACTACGAGACTATTGTGAAGGACGAGTCCGCGGGGGGCAGCATCTCCGGCTACGCCATGCGGAAAAAAGTCATCCCCGTCTCGCCCAACACCTTTTACTTGTATTTGCAGACCATACTGCTGGGCCTGAGAGGCATGCGGCTGGAGGAGAGGGTTGAGGAGGTCCTGGAACATCTCCAGGCGCTCAGGGGAGATTTTGGCAGGTTTGGCGGCGACTTTGAGACGCTGGGCAAGCACCTCCGTAACAGTCTCCAGAAGTATGAGGATGCGGGCAAGGATCTTGACAAATTCGGCGCCCGCCTTGAACACCTTGAGCCGCTGGGCGAGAGCAAGTCAATGCCCGCCAAAAAAATAGAATCCCCCCCTGCCCCGCAAGAGGCGCAGCGGGAAATGTTATAG